Part of the Caldisericia bacterium genome is shown below.
ACTGAAGCCTTATAAAAACCACATTTTTTTCTTTTACAAGCTTTAATACATCGGCTTTATCCATTTATCTCACCTCCTAAAATTAAATCATAAATATACCACTACATAAATTTTTGTCAACTATGTTAATTTCGTGTCAGTACCTTTGTAACATGTTAATTTCGTATCAGACACAAAAGTAAAATGGTTTAGAGGTATAATATTATGTTGGAGGTTTTTTTCTATATGAAATATAAAAAAGATGGTAATTTGATTTTTGTTTTAATTGAAAAAGAGGAAAGTATAAAAGAGAATTTAGAAAAACTAATTTTAAAAGAAAAAGTTTTAAATACTGGAATTATTTTATCTTCAACTGGAATGGTTAAAGATATAGAAATTGCTTATGGTTATTATGATGGTAAAAATGTCTCTTATGAAAAAGAAATTTTAAAAGGTCCATTTGAACTTTTAAGCATGAGTGGATTTTTAATAAATAATGAAAATTATCCATTTCATATACATATAAATTTGGGTGATAAAGATAAAAGAAGTTTTGGTGGACATCTATTTGATGGTAAAGTTCATACATTTATAGAAATGGTAATTCTTGAATCAAATTTGGTATTAAAAAGAGAATTAAAAGATGGCTTAAATCTAATTAATTTTTCACATTAGCAGAAAAAAGATTTCCTGATATAATATTGTAGTTATCCTTTAAAGGAGATTAACTATGAATAAAGATTTTGCAATTAAGACAATTGAACTTGGAAGAACTTATAAAAAGGGAAAAAGAGTGATTGAAGCACTTAAGAATATAAATATTGAGGTTGGAAGGGGAGAAATTTTTGGTCTTTTAGGACCAAATGGTGCTGGAAAAACAACACTTATAAAGATTCTTACAACTATTCTTCTACCCTCAACTGGAAAGGCATATGTTTTAGGATTTGATGTTGAAAAAGATACTTTAAAAATAAGAGAAAAAATTAATATGGTAAGTGGAGGGGAGTGGGCTGGTTATGGAATTTTAACTGTAAAAGAAAATCTTTGGATGTTTTCACAATTTTATGGAATTCCATCAAAAATAGCAAAAAAAGAAATTGAAAAATATCTTGAAATTTTTGATCTTAAAGAAGAAGCAAATACAAAAATAAGTAATCTCTCAACAGGTATGAGACAAAAGATGAATTTTATAAGAGGTATACTTTCTGATCCAGAAGTTCTTTTCCTTGATGAGCCAACTCTTGGTCTTGATGTTCAAGTTGCAAGAACAGTTAGAAATTTTATAAAATCTTGGATTAAAGAAAAACCTGGAAGAACAATTTTACTTACAACACACTATCTTAATGAAGCAGATGAGTTGTGTGATAGAATAGCAATTATTGATAATGGGCAAATATATGCTCTTGATACTCCAGAAAACTTAAAGAATATTTTAAAAGATAGAGTTTATTATTCAGTTGAAGTAGCAAGAAGTGAATATTTAAAACTTGATTCAATTCCTTATACAACAAAATTTTTTGTGAATCCTGTAAAAGATGGAAAATTAGAAATTAAGTTTCAAATTGAGAGTGAAAATCGTATTGTTGATGTATTTAATTTCTTAAAAGATAAAGGATTTAATGTTCTTTCATTTAGAAAAAGAGAGCCAACACTTGAAGATGTATTTATTGAAATTGTAGGAAGGGAATTTAAAGATGAAGAAGTATCTAATTAGAAATTTAAGGGCAATTAAAGGAAGAGCATATCCAAGAATAATTGCAGCAAATAGAGAATATTCTTGGGTTATTGCAGATGTAGTTTTACCACTTCTTTCTGTTATTGCTTATGGACTTTTATATAAATATCTTGGAGCAAGTAAAGATTTTTTAGGCTTTGCAGTTCTTGGTGGTGCTATGAGCGCTTTCTGGTTAAATGTACTTTGGGATATGGCATCACAATTATATTGGGAAAGAATGAGTGGCAATCTTCAACATTATATTATGAGTCCAATATCTCTTATGGCAATTTTATTTGGAATGAGTATAGGTGGAATGTTTTCAACCTCTTTAAGAGCACTTGCAACACTTACTGTTGGAACTATTATTTTTAAACTTGATTTTAGTTTTATAAATATTCCTCAACTAATTCTTGTTTTCTTTTTAACTTTATCTGCTCTTTATGGTCTTGGAATGACACTAGCATCACTTTATCTTATTTGGGGAAGAGAAGCATGGCACTTATCAGAATTTTTCCAAGAGCCAGTTTATCTTGCAAGTGGAATGTATTTTCCAATTAAATTTTTAGGAATCACTGGATTTTTCTCATCAATTATTCCTTTAACTCTTGGTTTAGATGGAATAAGGCAACTTATTTTTAGGCAAGGAGCTCTTTTTGGATTTTTAAATGTAAAAATTGAAATTACAATTCTTGGAATTTTAACAGTGATCTATCTTTTTCTTGCTTATTACTACCTAAAGAAAATGGAATATCTTGCAAGAAAGGAGGGGAAACTTACAATAAGATGGGAATAATTAGAAAAATTTTTAACGATTTTAAGGCATCATTTCTACTTGGATGGAAAATTGAAAGCAACTGGACAGATCCATTTTTGTTTATAATATATTCTCTTGCAAAACCTTTATCAAGTGCTTTTATTTTAATAATAATGTTTGTTATAATTACAAGAAATCAACTTCCTGAATATATACCTCATCTTCTAATTGGAAATGCTCTTCACCTTTATACTGCAAATGTACTTTTTGGAATAGCATGGACAGTTATTGATGATAGAGAATATTATGAAACTTTAAAATATGTTTATATATCTCCAATAAGTTTATTTTTATTTTTAACAGGAAGAGGTTTTGCAAAATATATAACAACAACAGTTTCAGCAATTATTATTTTAATAACAGGTTCTCTTCTTCTTAAAGTAAATTTTTCTTTAATTCCATTTTGGTATATTTATCTTCCTATATTTATAATTCTTGGCACGCTTTCTCTTTTTATAATAGGATACTTTTTTGCTGGTGTAAACTTTTTAATCTCAAGACAAGGCTGGTTTTTAACTCAAAGCGCAACTGGTGTTTTTCTTCTCTTAACAGGTGCAATTTTTCCTATAGATACTCTTCCTTCTTTTTTGAGTAAAATTGGAATTTTTATACCACAAACAATCTGGATGGATGGAATGAGAATAATTTTATTAGGAAGTGGATGGAATGAAGCATTTAAAAATTTTACAATAAATCAAATGACTTCACTTCTTGCTTTAGAAAATTTTGTTTATTT
Proteins encoded:
- a CDS encoding DUF296 domain-containing protein; this encodes MKYKKDGNLIFVLIEKEESIKENLEKLILKEKVLNTGIILSSTGMVKDIEIAYGYYDGKNVSYEKEILKGPFELLSMSGFLINNENYPFHIHINLGDKDKRSFGGHLFDGKVHTFIEMVILESNLVLKRELKDGLNLINFSH
- a CDS encoding ABC transporter ATP-binding protein, giving the protein MNKDFAIKTIELGRTYKKGKRVIEALKNINIEVGRGEIFGLLGPNGAGKTTLIKILTTILLPSTGKAYVLGFDVEKDTLKIREKINMVSGGEWAGYGILTVKENLWMFSQFYGIPSKIAKKEIEKYLEIFDLKEEANTKISNLSTGMRQKMNFIRGILSDPEVLFLDEPTLGLDVQVARTVRNFIKSWIKEKPGRTILLTTHYLNEADELCDRIAIIDNGQIYALDTPENLKNILKDRVYYSVEVARSEYLKLDSIPYTTKFFVNPVKDGKLEIKFQIESENRIVDVFNFLKDKGFNVLSFRKREPTLEDVFIEIVGREFKDEEVSN
- a CDS encoding ABC transporter permease, with the translated sequence MKKYLIRNLRAIKGRAYPRIIAANREYSWVIADVVLPLLSVIAYGLLYKYLGASKDFLGFAVLGGAMSAFWLNVLWDMASQLYWERMSGNLQHYIMSPISLMAILFGMSIGGMFSTSLRALATLTVGTIIFKLDFSFINIPQLILVFFLTLSALYGLGMTLASLYLIWGREAWHLSEFFQEPVYLASGMYFPIKFLGITGFFSSIIPLTLGLDGIRQLIFRQGALFGFLNVKIEITILGILTVIYLFLAYYYLKKMEYLARKEGKLTIRWE
- a CDS encoding ABC transporter permease yields the protein MGIIRKIFNDFKASFLLGWKIESNWTDPFLFIIYSLAKPLSSAFILIIMFVIITRNQLPEYIPHLLIGNALHLYTANVLFGIAWTVIDDREYYETLKYVYISPISLFLFLTGRGFAKYITTTVSAIIILITGSLLLKVNFSLIPFWYIYLPIFIILGTLSLFIIGYFFAGVNFLISRQGWFLTQSATGVFLLLTGAIFPIDTLPSFLSKIGIFIPQTIWMDGMRIILLGSGWNEAFKNFTINQMTSLLALENFVYFLVIFLFFNFSLKIARTRGLIDQRSMG